The following proteins are co-located in the Urocitellus parryii isolate mUroPar1 chromosome 15, mUroPar1.hap1, whole genome shotgun sequence genome:
- the Klhdc4 gene encoding kelch domain-containing protein 4 isoform X3 has protein sequence MVAWKRQLILFGGFHESTRDYIYYNDVHSFNLDTFVWSKLSPSGTGPTPRSGCQMSVTPQGSIVIYGGYSKQRVKKDVDRGTQHSNMFLLKPEDGGEGKWTWTRISPSGVKPTPRSGFSVAMTPNHQVLLFGGVCDKEEEESLEGMFFNDLYFYDAARNRWFLGQVKGPKSEKRKRRRARAEDHEGARELERGAASAPEPLEVVKEVVAEDGTVVTIKQVLTAPGSAGCPPPEEEDGAVEVGPRVEPCPRSSAMLAVKHGLLYVYGGMFEAGDRQVTLNDLYCLDLHKMEEWKVLVEMDAETQEWLEDTDSEEDSSSAEGAEGGDEDQDEDSGEETGEEEEGSHS, from the exons ATGGTGGCATGGAAAAGACAGTTAATCCTTTTTGGTGGATTCCATGAGAGCACAAG GGATTACATCTACTACAATGACGTGCATTCCTTCAACCTGGATACCTTTGTGTGGAGCAAGCTGTCCCCGTCAGGAACCGGGCCCACGCCCAGGTCAGGCTGCCAGATGTCTGTCACTCCCCAGGGCAGCATAGTCATCTATGGGGGCTACTCGAAGCAG AGAGTCAAGAAAGATGTGGACAGAGGCACCCAGCACTCGAACATGTTCCTGCTGAAGCCCGAGGATGGGGGAGAAG GCAAATGGACATGGACCCGGATCAGCCCTTCAGGGGTCAAGCCCACTCCAAGGTCTGGCTTTTCGGTGGCCATGACCCCGAATCATCAGGTGCTACTCTTTGGGGGCGTCTGTgacaaggaagaggaagagagcctGGAAGGCATGTTCTTCAACGACCTGTACTTCTACGATGCTGCCAGGAACCGCTGGTTCCTGGGACAGGTGAAG GGCCCCAAGTCGGAGAAGAGGAAGCGAAGGCGGGCCAGAGCAGAGGACCACGAAGGTGCCAGGGAATTGGAGCGTGGGGCAGCCAGTGCCCCTGAGCCCCTGGAGGTGGTCAAAGAGGTGGTGGCCGAGGATGGGACCGTGGTCACCATTAAACAAGTGCTCACAGCCCCAGGCTCAGCAGGCTGCCCGCCcccagaggaggaggatggggctGTGGAGGTTGGCCCCAGGGTGGAGCCCTGTCCACGCTCCAGTGCCATGCTGGCTGTTAAGCATGGGCTGCTGTATGTCTACGGGGGTATGTTTGAAGCTGGTGACCGCCAAGTGACTCTAAATGACCTGTATTGCCTCGACCTCCATAAGATGGAAGAGTGGAAAGTCTTGGTGGAGATGGATGCAG aaactCAGGAATGGCTGGAAGATACGGACTCAGAGGAGGATAGCAGCTCGGCTGAGGGTGCTGAAGGAGGAGATGAGGACCAGGACGAGGACAGCGGGGAGGAGACCGGCGAAGAGGAGGAAG GCTCCCACAGCTGA